From Segatella copri, the proteins below share one genomic window:
- a CDS encoding IS1380-like element IS942 family transposase: MAKIQIKSEKLTPFGGIFSIMEQFDALLAQTIDSTLGLRCTMFGYQYSEILRSLMCVYLCGGSCIEDVTTHLMKHLSLHPTLRTCSADTILRAIEELTFKSITYKSASGKSYDFNTADKMNCLLVNALLATGQLKSGQEYDFDFDHQFIETEKYDAKPTYKKFLGYSPGVAVINDMIVGIENRDGNTNVRFNQKETLERIFKRLEASEIYISRARMDCGSCSEEIVDMVEAHCRHFYIRANRCSSFYDSMFALTGWKTVEINGIEFELNSILVEKWKGKPYRLVIQRQRRIDGDLDIWEGEYTYRCILTNDYKSSARDIVEFYNLRGGKERIFDDMNNDFGWNRLPKSFMAQNTVFLLMTALIRNFYKAIMQRLKTHEFGLRATSRIKTFVFKFISVPAKWIKTSRRHVLNIYSDNNAYANLFKTDFG; this comes from the coding sequence ATGGCAAAGATACAAATAAAATCTGAGAAACTCACTCCTTTTGGGGGAATTTTTTCGATTATGGAGCAATTTGATGCTCTTTTAGCTCAAACCATAGATTCCACCTTGGGATTGAGATGCACTATGTTTGGTTATCAATATAGCGAGATTCTACGCTCTCTGATGTGCGTATATCTTTGTGGTGGCTCATGTATTGAGGATGTTACAACTCACCTGATGAAACATTTGTCTCTTCATCCAACTCTTCGCACTTGCAGCGCAGACACCATATTACGTGCTATCGAAGAACTGACTTTTAAGAGCATCACCTATAAGTCTGCTTCTGGCAAATCCTATGATTTCAATACTGCAGACAAGATGAACTGCTTACTGGTCAATGCCCTGCTTGCTACTGGTCAATTGAAATCCGGTCAAGAGTATGATTTTGACTTTGACCATCAGTTCATTGAAACAGAGAAGTATGATGCAAAACCAACCTACAAGAAGTTCTTGGGCTATAGTCCAGGTGTAGCTGTCATTAACGACATGATTGTTGGTATTGAAAATAGAGACGGCAACACAAACGTGCGCTTCAACCAAAAAGAAACTTTGGAAAGAATCTTCAAGCGATTGGAGGCTTCGGAAATATATATTTCTCGTGCCCGCATGGATTGCGGCTCATGTTCGGAGGAAATCGTAGATATGGTAGAGGCTCATTGCAGGCATTTTTATATTCGTGCCAACAGATGCTCTTCTTTCTACGATTCCATGTTTGCCTTAACTGGATGGAAAACTGTTGAAATCAACGGTATTGAGTTTGAGTTGAATTCTATCCTTGTTGAGAAATGGAAAGGAAAACCGTATCGTCTTGTCATACAGAGACAAAGGCGAATAGATGGAGACCTTGACATTTGGGAAGGCGAATATACCTACAGATGTATACTGACTAACGATTACAAGTCGAGTGCAAGAGACATCGTGGAATTCTACAATCTTCGTGGTGGCAAGGAACGCATCTTCGATGACATGAACAATGACTTTGGCTGGAATCGATTGCCAAAATCGTTCATGGCACAGAATACTGTATTCCTGCTTATGACAGCTCTCATCAGAAACTTCTACAAAGCTATTATGCAGAGATTGAAAACCCATGAATTTGGATTGCGTGCCACCAGCAGAATCAAGACCTTTGTTTTCAAGTTCATCTCTGTTCCTGCGAAATGGATTAAGACATCACGTAGGCATGTATTGAACATTTACTCAGACAACAATGCTTATGCCAACCTGTTCAAGACAGACTTTGGTTAA
- a CDS encoding CfxA family broad-spectrum class A beta-lactamase, with protein sequence MKEYEKNRKKQIVVLCIALVCIFILVFSLSHKSATKGSANPPLTDVLTDSISQIVSACPGEIGVAVIINNTDTVSVNNKSIYPMMSVFKVHQALALCNDFDKKGLSLDTLVKINREKLDSKTWSPIMKDYSAPVISLTVRDLLRYTLSQSDNNASNIMFKNMLNTAQTDSFIAKLIPRSSFQIAYTEEEMSADHDKAYSNYTSPLGAAMLMNRLFTESLISNEKQDFIKNALKECKTGIDRIVAPLLDKEGVVIAHKTGSGDVNENGILAAQNDVAYICLPNKVCYTLAVFVKDFKGNESQASQFVAHISAVVYSLLINTALN encoded by the coding sequence ATTAAGGAATATGAAAAAAACAGAAAAAAGCAAATCGTAGTTTTGTGTATAGCTTTAGTTTGCATCTTCATCTTGGTGTTCTCATTGTCCCATAAATCAGCTACAAAAGGTAGCGCGAATCCTCCATTAACAGATGTTTTGACTGATAGCATTTCTCAGATTGTCTCGGCTTGTCCTGGTGAAATTGGTGTGGCGGTTATTATTAATAACACAGATACGGTTAGTGTTAATAATAAAAGCATTTATCCTATGATGAGTGTATTTAAGGTTCATCAGGCATTAGCTCTTTGCAATGATTTTGACAAAAAAGGCCTTTCCCTTGATACCTTGGTAAAGATAAATAGGGAAAAACTTGATTCAAAGACATGGAGCCCTATTATGAAAGATTATTCAGCACCAGTTATATCGTTGACAGTAAGAGATCTGTTGCGCTATACTCTTTCCCAGAGCGACAATAATGCAAGCAATATCATGTTTAAGAATATGCTCAATACTGCACAAACAGACAGTTTTATAGCGAAACTCATACCACGTTCGAGTTTTCAGATAGCTTATACAGAAGAGGAAATGTCCGCTGACCATGACAAAGCTTACTCTAATTACACATCTCCTCTTGGTGCTGCAATGTTGATGAATCGTTTGTTTACAGAAAGTCTTATCAGTAATGAGAAACAAGATTTCATTAAGAATGCATTGAAAGAATGTAAAACAGGTATAGATAGGATAGTAGCTCCACTTCTTGATAAAGAAGGGGTTGTAATAGCACATAAGACAGGTTCTGGTGATGTCAATGAAAATGGTATTCTTGCAGCTCAGAATGATGTAGCCTATATATGTCTGCCTAATAAGGTCTGCTATACCTTAGCTGTATTTGTTAAGGATTTCAAGGGAAATGAATCACAAGCGTCACAATTTGTTGCGCATATATCAGCGGTAGTATATTCTTTATTAATCAATACTGCGTTAAATTAA
- a CDS encoding PorP/SprF family type IX secretion system membrane protein, whose product MCKKFRYLIVLKRFIIIWILLVGVLEMRAQYDPSFSHYFDLEPSFNPAAVGKQSKLNVAAAYALDMAGFEHNPRTFQVAADMPFFLLNHRHGVGLSLQNDQIGLFTHQRLALQYALQNKLLGGTLSVGVQGGMLSEKFDGSKVDLGESGDPAFSTSDVNGSGMDLSLGLYYQHKAWYVGLSAQHLTSPTINLGETNELKIDATYYLTGGYNIRLRNPFLTIKPSVLVTTDGTTWRGDLTGRLVYQYEKRMLYGGVTYSPDRSVTVLVGGSFHGVVLGYSYEAYTSKLSAGNGSHELFVGYQTDINLTKKGRKRHQSVRIL is encoded by the coding sequence ATGTGTAAGAAATTCCGTTATCTTATTGTGTTGAAAAGATTTATCATTATATGGATTCTGCTAGTGGGGGTGCTCGAAATGAGGGCACAGTATGATCCTTCCTTCAGTCATTATTTTGACCTGGAACCATCATTCAATCCTGCTGCTGTGGGTAAGCAGTCGAAACTTAATGTTGCGGCGGCCTACGCACTTGATATGGCTGGATTCGAACATAACCCCCGTACCTTTCAGGTGGCGGCTGACATGCCTTTCTTCTTGCTCAATCACCGGCATGGAGTAGGCTTATCGTTACAGAATGACCAGATTGGTCTTTTTACTCATCAGCGGCTGGCTTTACAATATGCTTTGCAGAATAAACTCCTGGGTGGAACGCTGAGCGTGGGTGTACAAGGAGGTATGCTGAGTGAGAAGTTTGATGGAAGCAAGGTGGATTTGGGAGAAAGTGGTGACCCTGCCTTTTCTACTTCAGACGTAAATGGAAGCGGAATGGATTTGAGTCTGGGTCTGTATTATCAGCATAAGGCCTGGTATGTAGGACTTTCTGCCCAGCATCTTACATCGCCTACGATAAATCTAGGTGAGACCAACGAATTGAAAATAGATGCCACATATTATTTGACAGGTGGATACAATATTCGACTGAGAAATCCGTTCTTAACAATAAAGCCGTCTGTTCTTGTTACAACAGATGGTACCACATGGCGAGGCGACCTGACAGGAAGATTGGTTTACCAATATGAAAAACGGATGTTGTATGGTGGAGTAACCTATAGTCCGGACAGATCGGTAACCGTGCTGGTAGGCGGTAGTTTCCATGGGGTAGTGCTTGGTTACAGTTACGAGGCATACACCTCTAAACTCAGTGCCGGAAATGGCAGTCATGAACTCTTTGTAGGGTATCAGACCGATATCAACCTGACCAAGAAAGGCAGAAAACGTCATCAGAGCGTCAGAATATTATAA
- a CDS encoding nucleotidyl transferase AbiEii/AbiGii toxin family protein has protein sequence MTLWLNHTIDERIAMLQRAEEKFRINQVAIEKDWWVTVVLNALFKCSCADQLIFKGGTSLSKGWNLIERFSEDIDLSVNHEFFGIEKTTKNQREKLRKKARRYFLDTVSAELDENLKKLGVEGYHIENVVEEIDEDGKASPVASDKDPFVILVHYESMLGHTIEYIPPRVKIEISCLSMNEPTEDRLISSYIEQTFPGEDEAATATIRTVVPTRTFLEKAFLLCEEFQKQSPRYVRMSRHLYDLERLMDTEFGKQALQDMDLYERIVKHRSIYYAVGYVDYSKLMPSEIDFVPRQELMKDWEGDYAEMCNHFIYGQTLSFEKLLERIKELQDRFRKAF, from the coding sequence ATGACACTTTGGTTAAATCACACAATAGATGAACGAATAGCAATGTTGCAACGTGCGGAAGAGAAGTTTCGTATTAATCAGGTTGCAATTGAAAAGGACTGGTGGGTAACTGTGGTGCTCAACGCTCTTTTCAAATGTTCATGTGCAGATCAACTCATCTTTAAGGGAGGTACAAGTCTCAGTAAAGGATGGAATTTGATAGAAAGATTCAGTGAGGATATAGACTTATCTGTAAACCATGAATTCTTCGGTATAGAGAAGACGACAAAGAATCAGCGTGAAAAACTTCGCAAGAAGGCACGTAGGTATTTTCTTGATACAGTTTCTGCAGAGTTGGATGAAAATCTAAAGAAACTTGGTGTGGAAGGATACCATATAGAAAATGTAGTAGAGGAAATTGATGAGGATGGTAAGGCAAGTCCTGTTGCAAGTGATAAGGATCCATTTGTCATTCTCGTTCATTATGAGTCTATGCTTGGTCATACGATAGAGTATATTCCGCCAAGAGTAAAGATAGAGATTAGTTGCTTGTCTATGAACGAGCCTACGGAAGACCGTTTGATTTCATCATATATTGAGCAGACTTTCCCTGGAGAAGATGAGGCGGCTACAGCTACTATAAGGACAGTTGTGCCTACACGAACATTCCTGGAGAAGGCATTCTTGCTATGTGAGGAGTTTCAGAAACAGTCTCCTCGTTATGTCCGAATGTCTAGGCATCTTTATGATTTAGAACGCTTGATGGATACAGAATTTGGCAAACAAGCCCTGCAGGATATGGACTTGTATGAGCGTATTGTTAAGCATCGTTCCATATACTATGCTGTAGGTTATGTAGATTATTCTAAGTTGATGCCGAGTGAGATTGATTTCGTTCCTAGGCAAGAGTTGATGAAGGATTGGGAGGGTGATTATGCAGAGATGTGTAACCACTTTATCTATGGTCAGACTTTATCTTTCGAAAAACTTTTAGAGCGAATCAAGGAGTTGCAAGATAGGTTTAGAAAAGCCTTTTAG
- a CDS encoding DUF6088 family protein — MAEIANRIYETSEGQILFISDFSDINDNEKVVSRALSVEEKKGNIVRLANGVYLRPKNTRFGIVYPSIDEMVMAIAQRDKVQIQPSGVTALNKLGLSTQVPTKYTYLTSGSGRVLTLGNRTIVLKRSVPKNFAFQTVLAALLVQALRTLGQKNVGNQELSTIRKLVNEEEHKDLFVQDLTLMPVWMRKLITDIIDKNEHYDTLVKSHNR; from the coding sequence ATGGCAGAAATAGCAAACCGTATATACGAGACAAGTGAAGGGCAGATTCTCTTCATCTCAGACTTCTCTGACATCAATGATAATGAGAAGGTGGTAAGTCGTGCACTTTCTGTAGAAGAAAAAAAGGGAAATATAGTTCGATTAGCTAATGGGGTTTATCTTCGCCCTAAGAATACCCGATTTGGGATAGTCTATCCATCTATAGATGAAATGGTGATGGCTATAGCCCAGCGAGATAAGGTACAAATACAACCTTCAGGAGTTACAGCGCTCAACAAACTTGGACTCTCAACACAGGTGCCTACCAAATATACTTATCTGACCTCGGGAAGTGGAAGAGTCTTGACTCTTGGTAATCGAACTATAGTGTTGAAAAGAAGTGTTCCTAAGAACTTTGCTTTTCAGACAGTGTTGGCAGCGCTTCTTGTTCAAGCTCTTAGAACATTAGGACAAAAGAATGTAGGTAATCAAGAACTCTCTACCATTAGAAAATTGGTCAATGAAGAGGAACATAAAGACTTGTTTGTACAAGATCTTACTCTCATGCCAGTATGGATGAGAAAGCTGATAACTGATATAATAGATAAAAACGAGCATTATGACACTTTGGTTAAATCACACAATAGATGA